One stretch of Comamonas testosteroni DNA includes these proteins:
- a CDS encoding YgaP family membrane protein produces the protein MKSNVGGIDRVLRIVVGVVLIALAATNTVGWWGWLGVVPLLTGLMGACPAYRLLGLNTCPLKKSK, from the coding sequence ATGAAATCGAATGTTGGCGGAATTGACCGCGTACTGCGCATTGTGGTGGGCGTCGTGCTTATTGCCTTGGCTGCAACCAATACCGTGGGCTGGTGGGGTTGGCTTGGGGTGGTGCCACTGCTGACCGGGTTGATGGGCGCTTGCCCGGCCTATCGGCTGTTGGGCTTGAACACCTGCCCATTGAAGAAAAGCAAGTAA
- a CDS encoding rhodanese family protein: MTLKTLSPDAAGALLAQGAVLVDIRSANEHARVRIAQARHIPLAKLAQGAMRFEGASAVIFHCRSGARTLMNAQLLDGCAACDTYLLEGGLDAWKRADLPIVTDARQPLELQRQVQIAAGAAVFAGTALGATLSPWFYALSGFIGAGLVFAGVSGFCGLARLLMKAPWNRRALSS, encoded by the coding sequence ATGACCTTGAAGACGCTTTCTCCCGACGCTGCTGGCGCGCTCCTCGCGCAGGGTGCTGTCCTGGTGGACATTCGCTCCGCCAACGAACATGCGCGTGTGCGCATTGCGCAGGCTCGCCACATCCCTTTGGCGAAATTGGCGCAAGGCGCCATGCGCTTCGAGGGGGCGAGCGCCGTCATCTTCCATTGCCGCTCGGGTGCTCGCACGCTGATGAATGCGCAGTTGCTGGACGGCTGTGCGGCCTGCGATACCTACCTGCTCGAAGGCGGGCTCGATGCGTGGAAGCGCGCCGACCTGCCCATCGTCACCGACGCTCGCCAGCCGCTGGAGTTGCAGCGGCAGGTGCAGATCGCCGCTGGCGCAGCGGTGTTCGCGGGGACGGCACTGGGCGCCACGCTGTCGCCGTGGTTTTACGCACTGTCCGGTTTCATCGGTGCCGGCCTGGTATTCGCGGGCGTGAGCGGATTCTGTGGCCTGGCGCGCTTGCTGATGAAGGCGCCTTGGAATCGGAGGGCGTTGTCCAGTTGA
- a CDS encoding ArsR/SmtB family transcription factor, with protein sequence MTQRKSDIELLQDSAEQAAALLQAVGNPSRLVMLCLLIVHGEMTVGALNEQVPLSPSALSQHLARMREEGLVTYRREAQTLYYRIEDPNVAKLIATLKDIFCP encoded by the coding sequence ATGACCCAGCGCAAATCCGACATTGAGCTGTTGCAGGACAGCGCCGAGCAGGCAGCGGCATTGCTACAGGCGGTGGGAAACCCCAGCCGGTTGGTGATGTTGTGTCTGCTGATCGTCCACGGTGAGATGACCGTGGGAGCCCTCAACGAGCAGGTGCCTCTGAGTCCATCGGCGCTCTCGCAGCATCTGGCCCGGATGCGCGAGGAAGGTCTGGTGACTTACCGGCGTGAGGCGCAGACGCTGTACTACCGCATCGAAGACCCGAACGTGGCCAAGCTCATCGCCACGCTGAAGGACATCTTCTGTCCTTGA
- a CDS encoding carboxymuconolactone decarboxylase family protein — MTVPHYKSLTQTISTNLAQLHKTQASVMKGFGDMGKAAMAGGVIDPKTKELIALAVGVAARCDGCIGFHTKALARLGASTEEVHEALGVAIYMGGGPVAMYAANAVAAFNEFSAPAQA, encoded by the coding sequence ATGACCGTCCCGCACTACAAATCACTCACTCAGACCATCTCGACCAACCTGGCCCAACTGCACAAGACCCAGGCGAGCGTGATGAAAGGCTTTGGCGACATGGGCAAGGCCGCCATGGCGGGAGGTGTCATCGACCCCAAAACCAAGGAGCTGATCGCCTTGGCCGTGGGGGTGGCTGCGCGCTGCGATGGCTGCATCGGGTTTCACACCAAGGCGCTGGCGCGCCTGGGTGCCAGCACCGAGGAAGTCCACGAGGCCCTGGGCGTTGCCATCTACATGGGTGGTGGCCCAGTGGCCATGTACGCGGCCAATGCAGTGGCCGCATTCAATGAATTTTCCGCACCGGCCCAAGCTTGA
- a CDS encoding DsrE family protein, producing the protein MLQTAAFVSTLFHGPGNADKMTVALTMALNARLKGHSACLILMAEGVALGVPGTADGINIGQPFEPAADLLSKYLAEGGRVAICKSCMLHNGLSAEQMDARFEIITAPDVVDMLMGAVGSLQVA; encoded by the coding sequence ATGCTTCAGACAGCAGCCTTTGTTTCAACCTTGTTCCACGGCCCTGGCAACGCCGACAAGATGACCGTCGCGCTGACTATGGCGCTTAACGCGCGGCTCAAGGGCCATTCGGCTTGCCTGATCCTCATGGCCGAGGGCGTTGCACTGGGCGTTCCGGGCACGGCCGACGGCATCAATATTGGTCAGCCCTTCGAGCCCGCGGCCGACCTGCTGAGCAAATACCTGGCCGAAGGTGGCCGGGTGGCCATTTGCAAGTCGTGCATGCTGCACAATGGCCTTTCTGCCGAACAGATGGACGCGCGCTTCGAGATCATCACTGCTCCCGATGTGGTCGATATGCTGATGGGCGCCGTAGGCTCTTTGCAGGTGGCCTGA
- a CDS encoding DUF2958 domain-containing protein yields the protein MNNALITNEQRIVLLANGRESLENPDFDPAPVVKLFTPDAGATWLLTEIDPDDHDHAFGLCDLGLGAPEIGWVSLGELATVRGRLGLPIERDLSFHAEKRMSVYACDARLAGRIAV from the coding sequence GTGAACAACGCACTCATCACTAACGAGCAGCGCATCGTGCTGCTGGCCAACGGCCGCGAATCCTTGGAGAACCCCGACTTCGATCCGGCCCCCGTGGTCAAGCTGTTCACGCCGGACGCCGGCGCGACCTGGCTGCTGACCGAGATTGATCCCGATGACCACGACCACGCCTTTGGTCTTTGCGACCTGGGCCTGGGGGCGCCGGAAATCGGCTGGGTCAGCCTGGGCGAACTGGCGACGGTGCGCGGGCGGCTGGGCTTGCCGATCGAGCGCGACCTGTCTTTCCACGCCGAGAAGCGGATGAGCGTCTATGCGTGCGATGCGCGGCTGGCCGGGCGAATCGCTGTCTGA
- the radC gene encoding RadC family protein, which produces MSQLSFSSFDASLMVRDAQGGYLLATTDQILEAARQAIEHKMQRGEAFSSPAAVKEYLCAKLAGYEHEVFAVLFLDSQHRLIEYAEMFRGTIDSASVYPRELVKEALRLNAAAVIVSHNHPSGNPEPSAADRALTQRLKEALALVDVRTLDHVIVAGSSTTSFAECGLI; this is translated from the coding sequence ATGTCGCAACTGTCCTTTTCCTCGTTCGATGCCTCGCTGATGGTGCGTGATGCGCAGGGCGGCTACCTGCTGGCGACGACTGACCAGATTCTGGAGGCTGCGCGCCAGGCCATCGAGCACAAGATGCAACGCGGTGAAGCGTTCAGTTCGCCGGCGGCGGTCAAGGAGTACCTGTGCGCCAAGCTGGCCGGCTACGAGCACGAAGTCTTTGCGGTGCTGTTCCTCGATTCGCAGCATCGCCTGATCGAATACGCCGAGATGTTCCGCGGCACCATCGACAGTGCATCGGTGTACCCGCGCGAGCTGGTCAAGGAGGCACTGCGGCTCAATGCGGCGGCGGTCATCGTGTCGCACAACCATCCGAGCGGGAACCCGGAGCCAAGCGCGGCCGACAGGGCGCTGACCCAGCGGCTCAAGGAGGCGCTGGCGCTGGTGGACGTTCGCACGCTGGATCACGTCATCGTCGCGGGAAGCAGCACTACGTCATTCGCCGAATGCGGTCTGATTTGA
- a CDS encoding PDDEXK nuclease domain-containing protein, whose protein sequence is MTKKTPAAAGAAPAALPAGYAGIHGGIVEMLDAARQAAARSVNALMTASYWEIGRRIVEAEQQGKRRAGYGEQLMARLSADLTAQFGRGFGVNNLENMRRFFLAYPVSEISQTLSGKLDNELPDEKSQTVSGKLSLAELAQVFTLPWSAYVRLLVVKDTHARRFYETEALRGGWSVRQLDRQIGSQFYERTALSKDKAAMLVKGAVARPEDAVTPDDAIKDPYVLEFLNLKDEYSESDLEAALIQRLEDFLLELGEGFTFVGRQRRLRIDQTWYRVDLLFFHRKLRCLVIIDLKLGSLTHADVGQMHMYCNYAKEHWAYPDENPPVGLILCADKGHALARYALEGLPTKVMAANYRTVLPDAELLQKELETTRRLLESRVVKQPKKLRQ, encoded by the coding sequence ATGACCAAGAAGACGCCTGCGGCGGCGGGAGCCGCACCCGCCGCTTTGCCTGCCGGCTACGCCGGCATCCACGGCGGTATCGTGGAAATGCTCGACGCTGCCCGCCAGGCGGCGGCGCGCAGCGTCAATGCGCTGATGACGGCCAGCTACTGGGAGATCGGCCGCCGCATCGTGGAGGCCGAGCAACAGGGCAAGCGGCGTGCGGGGTATGGCGAACAGTTGATGGCCCGGCTGTCCGCCGACCTGACCGCTCAGTTTGGGCGGGGCTTTGGCGTGAACAACCTGGAGAACATGCGGCGGTTCTTCCTCGCATACCCAGTCTCCGAGATTTCCCAGACACTGTCTGGGAAATTGGACAACGAGCTGCCTGATGAGAAATCCCAGACGGTGTCTGGGAAATTGAGCCTCGCCGAGCTGGCGCAAGTGTTCACGCTGCCGTGGTCGGCCTATGTCCGGCTGCTGGTGGTCAAGGATACCCATGCCCGGCGCTTCTACGAAACCGAGGCACTACGCGGCGGCTGGAGCGTGCGCCAGCTTGACCGGCAGATTGGCAGCCAGTTCTACGAGCGCACCGCCTTGTCCAAGGATAAGGCGGCGATGCTGGTCAAGGGAGCTGTGGCGAGGCCCGAGGATGCCGTCACGCCCGACGACGCGATCAAAGACCCGTATGTACTGGAGTTCCTGAACCTCAAGGACGAGTATTCGGAATCCGATCTGGAGGCCGCGTTAATCCAGCGGCTGGAGGATTTTCTGCTGGAGCTGGGCGAAGGCTTCACCTTCGTCGGCCGGCAGCGGCGCTTGCGCATTGACCAGACTTGGTATCGGGTCGATCTGCTGTTTTTCCATCGCAAGTTGCGTTGCTTGGTCATCATCGACTTGAAGCTGGGCAGCCTGACCCATGCGGACGTGGGCCAGATGCACATGTATTGCAACTATGCCAAGGAGCATTGGGCCTATCCCGATGAGAACCCGCCCGTGGGGTTGATCCTCTGCGCCGACAAGGGCCACGCGCTGGCGCGGTATGCCTTGGAAGGTTTGCCGACGAAGGTGATGGCGGCGAACTACCGTACTGTGTTGCCCGATGCCGAGCTGTTGCAGAAAGAGCTGGAAACCACGCGGCGCTTGCTGGAGTCGCGTGTGGTGAAGCAGCCCAAGAAGCTCCGGCAATAA
- a CDS encoding tyrosine-type recombinase/integrase, with translation MAKIKLTKSAVDAAQPQAQAVELRDTLVPGFLCKVTPAGRKVFMLQYRTNAGERRKPALGLYGELTVEQARSLAQEWLAEVRRGGDPSAAKAAARSAPTVKELCTKFMEDYSKQRNKPSTQRGYQAVIDRCIVPMLGRLKVQDVKRPDVATAMKKMAHKPAEANRAFSVMRKMFNLAEVWGHRPDGTNPCRHVPMYPNGKATHLISDEDMGKLFRRLEHIEAEGLENYVIPLAIRLQFEFAGRRSEIVTLQWDWVDMDNRRVVWPDSKTGGMSKPMSEEAYRLLSTAPRQEGIPYVLPSPSHPGKHLTTGEYYNGWSRALKAAGATHVGTHGIRHRSATDIANSGIPVKVGMALTAHKTVAMFMRYVHTEDDPVRKAAELVANRRKTITEAQRPAEVAA, from the coding sequence ATGGCGAAAATCAAGCTCACCAAGTCCGCAGTCGATGCGGCACAACCCCAAGCGCAGGCCGTCGAACTCCGGGACACGCTGGTGCCCGGCTTCCTGTGCAAGGTTACACCAGCGGGCCGCAAGGTGTTCATGCTCCAGTACCGCACGAACGCTGGCGAGCGGCGCAAGCCAGCCCTGGGCCTGTATGGGGAACTGACGGTCGAACAGGCCCGCTCGCTGGCCCAGGAATGGCTGGCCGAGGTTCGCCGAGGCGGCGACCCCAGCGCGGCCAAGGCCGCCGCCCGTTCAGCCCCCACGGTCAAGGAGCTGTGCACCAAGTTCATGGAGGACTACTCCAAACAGCGCAACAAGCCCAGCACCCAGCGCGGGTATCAGGCCGTCATCGACCGCTGCATCGTTCCGATGCTGGGCCGTTTGAAGGTTCAGGACGTGAAGCGGCCGGACGTGGCCACGGCGATGAAGAAGATGGCCCACAAGCCCGCCGAGGCCAACCGTGCTTTCAGCGTGATGCGCAAGATGTTCAACCTGGCCGAGGTGTGGGGCCACCGGCCTGATGGCACCAACCCCTGCCGCCACGTCCCGATGTACCCCAACGGCAAGGCTACCCACCTCATCAGCGACGAGGACATGGGCAAGCTGTTTCGGCGACTGGAGCACATCGAAGCCGAGGGTCTGGAGAACTACGTCATCCCGCTGGCGATCCGTCTGCAATTCGAGTTCGCTGGCCGCCGCTCCGAAATCGTGACGCTCCAATGGGATTGGGTGGACATGGACAACCGCCGCGTGGTCTGGCCGGACAGCAAGACGGGTGGCATGTCCAAGCCCATGAGCGAGGAAGCCTATCGGCTGCTCTCGACGGCGCCACGGCAGGAAGGCATTCCCTACGTGCTGCCGTCTCCAAGCCATCCGGGCAAGCATCTGACCACGGGCGAGTATTACAACGGCTGGAGCCGCGCCCTCAAGGCGGCGGGCGCCACGCACGTCGGCACGCACGGTATCCGCCACCGTTCTGCGACCGACATTGCTAACTCGGGCATCCCGGTCAAGGTCGGCATGGCGCTGACGGCGCACAAGACCGTGGCGATGTTCATGCGCTACGTCCACACCGAGGACGATCCGGTGCGCAAGGCGGCTGAACTGGTGGCGAACCGGCGCAAGACGATCACCGAGGCGCAACGTCCCGCAGAGGTGGCAGCATGA
- the efp gene encoding elongation factor P: protein MKIAQEIRAGNVIMFGKDPMIVLKTEYARGGRGAATVRMKLKSLIGNFGTENVFKADDKIDNVILDKKDCTYSYFADPMYVWMDEEFNQYEVEAENMADALNYLEDGMTAEVVFYDGKAISVELPTTIVREITWTEPAVKGDTSGKVLKPAKIATGFEVAVPLFVSQEDKIEIDTRTGEYRKRV, encoded by the coding sequence ATGAAAATCGCTCAAGAAATCCGCGCAGGCAATGTGATCATGTTCGGCAAGGACCCCATGATCGTTCTGAAGACCGAATACGCTCGTGGCGGCCGTGGCGCTGCTACCGTGCGCATGAAGCTCAAGAGCCTGATCGGCAACTTCGGCACGGAAAACGTGTTCAAGGCCGACGACAAGATCGACAACGTGATCCTGGACAAGAAGGATTGCACCTACTCCTACTTCGCCGACCCCATGTACGTGTGGATGGACGAAGAGTTCAACCAGTACGAAGTCGAAGCCGAAAACATGGCTGACGCACTGAACTACCTGGAAGACGGCATGACTGCCGAAGTGGTGTTCTACGACGGCAAGGCCATCTCGGTCGAACTGCCCACCACCATCGTGCGCGAAATCACCTGGACCGAGCCCGCCGTCAAGGGCGATACCTCCGGCAAGGTTCTGAAGCCCGCCAAGATCGCCACCGGCTTCGAAGTGGCCGTGCCCCTGTTCGTGTCTCAAGAAGACAAGATCGAAATCGACACCCGTACCGGCGAATACCGCAAGCGCGTGTAA